A DNA window from Camelina sativa cultivar DH55 chromosome 13, Cs, whole genome shotgun sequence contains the following coding sequences:
- the LOC104737934 gene encoding uncharacterized protein LOC104737934, whose translation MGSQLHRCVKPFSTLLLPLSKNLSFRTRATGKTARIADGFVVLDQAKVLFTVTCASSTFQPFCRTKSSYLSSTLLLPLSKNLSFRTGATGNSRDCTFARFMKQNRLGLRKLSPAGEGGEGVAVAEEQPQEIVFVPVSLSDMLTMFFQADRTLNEAAIPNVTRALQFGVSNEKANTSRSITLMCSAKGWSLTTMATHSVSTFSFRPSKGDLSHKLQRCSGRQVSFVKKTVMEICGNVDIDSLLCQYMTTNIDSKSVCIVVCFGGVNHRRYIMTFQSFKNSKSFLVSVAPMATQGRPQLGCLAKLHVVAGFEEFTHISCRLLHQELFIR comes from the exons ATGGGG TCTCAACTTCACCGGTGCGTTAAACCCTTTTCAACCCTTCTTCTCCCTTTGTCGAAAAACCTCAGCTTTCGGACCAGAGCTACCGGAAAAACCGCTCGCATCGCTGATGGTTTCGTTGTTCTGGACCAGGCCAAAGTTCTCTTTACCGTTACCTGTGCTTCTTCTACGTTTCAACCGTTTTGCAGAACCAAAAGCTCTTATCTTTCTTCAACCCTTCTTCTCCCTTTGTCGAAAAACCTCAGCTTTCGGACCGGAGCTACCGGAAACAGCCGAGATTGCACTTTTGCTCGGTTTATGAAACAGAATCGCCTTGGATTGAGGAAGCTTTCGCCAGctggagaaggaggagaaggtgtCGCAGTCGCAGAGGAGCAACCGCAAGAGATTGTCTTTGTGCCTGTCTCTCTTTCAGACATGCTCACCATGTTTTTTCAG GCTGATCGAACTTTGAACGAAGCAGCTATTCCTAATGTGACAAGGGCCTTACAG TTTGGTGTGAGCAATGAGAAGGCCAACACCAGTCGCTCAATCACTTTGATGTGCTCTGCAAAGGGATGGTCTCTTACTACAATGGCAACACATTCAGTTTCTACATTTAGTTTCAGACCGTCGAAAGGGGATTTATCACATAAGTTACAA CGGTGCAGTGGCAGGCAGGTTTCCTTTGTCAAGAAGACAGTGATGGAGATCTGTGGGAACGTTGACATAGACAGTCTTTTGTGTCAATACATGACGACGAATATTGATTCAAAAAGCGTTTgcattgttgtgtgttttggagGAGTCAATCACAGAAGATACATAATGACGTTTCAGAGCTTTAAAAATTCGAAAAGCTTTCTTGTCTCTGTGGCACCGATGGCGACGCAAGGGCGGCCACAATTGGGGTGTTTGGCAAAGTTACATGTTGTTGCAGGTTTCGAAGAGTTTACGCACATAAGTTGCAGGTTGTTGCATCAAGAGCTTTTTATCCGTTGA
- the LOC104737932 gene encoding histone H3.3, translating into MDAARKSAPTTGGVKKPHRYRPGTVALREIRKYQKSTELLIRKLPFQRLVREIAQDFKTDLRFQSHAVLALQEAAEAYLVGLFEDTNLCAIHAKRVTIMPKDIQLARRIRGERA; encoded by the exons ATGGAT GCGGCGAGGAAATCAGCGCCAACCACCGGAGGGGTGAAGAAGCCTCACCGTTACCGTCCAGGAACCGTGGCTCTTCGTGAGATTCGTAAGTACCAGAAGAGTACTGAATTATTGATCCGCAAGCTTCCCTTCCAGCGTCTTGTTCGTGAGATTGCTCAGGACTTCAAG acgGATCTGAGGTTCCAGAGTCACGCTGTGTTAGCTCTCCAGGAGGCGGCTGAGGCATACCTTGTTGGTTTGTTCGAAGATACCAATCTCTGCGCAATTCACGCTAAAAGGGTTACAATCATGCCTAAGGACATTCAACTTGCTAGGAGAATTCGTGGAGAGCGTGCTTaa
- the LOC104735111 gene encoding auxin-responsive protein SAUR71-like has product MAEAIGKCSKIRHIVKLRQMLRQWRSKARMSSSVRRCVPSDVPSGHVVVYVGSSCRRFVVRATYLNHPILVNLLVKAEEEFGFANQGPLVIPCEESVFEELIRFITQSSRFTCTEHLKKSRHGGVRSQLELLMESRPLLHGVSEKAFIW; this is encoded by the coding sequence ATGGCTGAAGCAATCGGGAAATGCAGCAAGATCCGTCACATAGTGAAGCTGAGGCAGATGCTCCGGCAATGGCGAAGCAAGGCGAGAATGTCGTCGTCTGTCAGAAGATGTGTACCGTCGGATGTGCCGTCAGGACACGTGGTGGTATACGTTGGGAGCAGCTGCAGGAGATTTGTGGTGCGTGCGACGTATCTGAACCACCCGATTCTCGTGAATCTCTTGGTTAAGGCCGAAGAGGAGTTTGGTTTTGCTAACCAGGGTCCGTTGGTTATTCCATGTGAAGAATCGGTTTTCGAGGAATTGATTCGGTTTATAACCCAGTCAAGTCGGTTTACTTGTACCGAACATTTAAAGAAGAGCCGTCACGGTGGTGTTAGGAGCCAGCTGGAACTGTTGATGGAGTCTCGGCCGTTGCTTCACGGCGTATCCGAGAAGGCTTTCATCTGGTGA
- the LOC104735112 gene encoding uncharacterized protein LOC104735112 → MSPSWLRPTTDHHSHPPPQPSSQSPSPLSSGDPNLTTCLYQTDHGVFYLTWSRTFLGGHSVNLFLHSQDYYNHSSPLSFSSADLSLSSAVSFHLNLNTLAFWKKRGSRFVSPKIQVFWDLTKAKFDSGSEPRSGFYIAVVVDGEMGLLVGDSVKEAYARTKSAKPPTNPQALLLRKEHVFGARVFTTKARFGGKNREISIDCRVDEDAKLCFSVDSKQVLQIKRLRWKFRGNEKVEIDGVNVQISWDVYNWLFQSKSSGDGGGGGGGGHAVFMFRFESDPEAEEVCETKRKEEEEEEENERNRNGVVLWKKPKQCGSSLGIKGIVEWRKMRKRFVKSKRSSSSSSISMSSASSACSSSVMEWASSADEAEYGGGGSSGSGSGNGLGFSLLVYAWIK, encoded by the coding sequence atgtCTCCGTCTTGGCTCCGCCCTACCACCGATCATCACAGTCATCCGCCGCCGCAACCGTCGTCTCAATCCCCGTCTCCATTATCATCCGGCGATCCGAATCTAACGACTTGCTTATACCAAACAGACCACGGCGTGTTCTATTTGACATGGTCTCGAACTTTCTTAGGAGGCCACTCTGTGAATCTCTTCCTCCACTCACAAGACTACTACAACCACTCTTCACCGCTCTCTTTCTCATCCgcggatctctctctctcctccgccGTATCTTTCCACCTCAACTTAAACACATTAGCTTTCTGGAAAAAACGCGGATCCAGATTCGTTTCTCCCAAAATCCAAGTCTTCTGGGACTTGACCAAAGCCAAATTCGACTCCGGATCCGAACCTAGATCCGGATTCTACATCGCCGTAGTCGTCGACGGAGAGATGGGGCTATTAGTCGGGGACTCAGTCAAAGAAGCTTACGCTCGTACTAAATCGGCGAAACCTCCGACGAATCCTCAAGCTCTTCTGTTGAGGAAAGAGCATGTGTTCGGAGCTAGGGTTTTCACGACTAAAGCGAGGTTCGGTGGGAAGAACAGAGAGATTTCTATTGATTGCCGTGTTGACGAAGACGCTAAGCTCTGTTTTAGCGTCGATTCGAAACAGGTTCTTCAGATCAAGAGGCTTAGATGGAAGTTTAGAGGGAATGAGAAAGTTGAAATCGATGGTGTTAACGTTCAGATCTCTTGGGATGTTTACAATTGGTTGTTTCAGAGTAAAAGTTCCGGTgacggtggaggaggaggaggaggaggacacGCAGTGTTTATGTTTAGATTCGAGAGTGATCCAGAAGCAGAGGAGGTTTGCGAAAcgaagaggaaagaagaagaagaagaagaggagaatgaGAGAAATCGAAACGGTGTCGTTCTGTGGAAAAAGCCGAAGCAGTGTGGGAGTAGTTTGGGGATTAAAGGGATTGTAGAGTggaggaagatgaggaagaggtTTGTGAAGAGTAAGAGAAGCTCGTCGTCGTCTTCCATTTCAATGTCTTCGGCTTCGTCCGCTTGTAGCTCGTCGGTGATGGAGTGGGCTAGTAGTGCTGATGAGGCAGAGTACGGTGGTGGAGGTTCGTCTGGTAGTGGTTCCGGCAATGGTCTTGGATTCTCGTTACTCGTTTACGCTTGGATTAAGTGA
- the LOC104735113 gene encoding polynucleotide 5'-hydroxyl-kinase NOL9-like, whose protein sequence is MSEEEKKLPFIPEEWSDAASSVSCSSLQPVIALVCGPKNSGKSTFSRNLVEVLLQRYKRVAYLDTDVGQPEFTAPGFLSLTVVDKSILESDWTVPCVKTPERCFFYGDVSSKRDPKAYLRYVYTLFDYYQLYFCKSSENKTELPLVINTPGWVKGIGYDLLVDILRYVSPSHVVKINISAYNKNLPAGLFWLDGNDDETAHLIEIQSAYKDRYNRSVLIHKDGHLMRDMRIIAYFKQCIKGKEVNTIKELTHELASHTPYEVPVSSLTINHLHCQIPSTEVYYSLNASIVGLGVSNDVFEDLPSCVGLGIVRGIDTERGILYVITPVPENVVEKVDLLLQGYIQIPTCLLEVKDYRSPYLSANVLAST, encoded by the exons ATGtcggaagaagaaaagaagttgcCTTTCATACCAGAGGAATGGTCGGATGCAGCAAGCTCTGTTTCCTGCAGTTCGTTGCAACCTGTTATAGCTTTGGTCTGTGGCCCTAAAAACAGTGGCAAAAGCACATTTTCACGCAACCTTGTTGAAGTTCTTCTCCAAAG ATACAAAAGGGTTGCTTATTTGGACACTGATGTTGGCCAGCCTGAATTTACTGCACCTGGTTTTCTTTCTCTCACAGTTGTCGATAAATCAATTCTAG AATCGGATTGGACAGTTCCATGCGTTAAGACACCTGAGAG ATGCTTCTTCTATGGTGATGTTTCTTCAAAGAGGGATCCAAAGGCATatttaagatatgtatataccTTATTCGATTACTACCAGCTATACTTCTGCAAGTCTAGCGAGAACAAAACTGAATTGCCGCTTGTCATTAATACACCTGGATGGGTTAAAG GAATTGGTTATGATTTATTGGTGGACATACTGAGATATGTTTCACCTTCCCATGTTGTGAAAATCAACATCTCTGCTTACAATAAGAACCTACCAGCTGGGTTGTTCTGGTTAGACGGTAATGATGATGAGACAGCTCACTTGATAGAGATTCAATCTGCTTACAAAGACAGATATAACCGATC CGTTTTAATACATAAGGACGGTCACTTGATGAGGGACATGCGTATAATCGCCTACTTCAAGCAATGCATTAAAGGAAAAGAAGTAAACACGATCAAAGAACTAACCCATGAACTCGCTTCACATACTCCTTATGAAGTTCCAGTATCGAGTTTAACAATCAACCATCTGCATTGTcag ATTCCAAGTACCGAAGTGTACTATAGTTTAAATGCTTCCATTGTTGGTTTGGGCGTTAGCAACGACGTGTTTGAAGATTTGCCATCATGTGTAGGTCTTG GAATCGTGAGGGGAATTGACACAGAGAGAGGAATCTTGTATGTGATCACTCCAGTTCCAGAAAACGTAGTTGAGAAAGTGGATCTTCTATTGCAAGGCTATATTCAGATACCTACTTGCCTCTTAGAGGTGAAGGATTACAGGTCGCCATATTTATCTGCCAACGTCTTAGCTTCCACctaa
- the LOC104737933 gene encoding F-box/kelch-repeat protein SKIP6-like, with protein MASKRHRRAPKSHDLRSLRSRWGCVHSYVYVYMHMYPDPSPRWFVIHPVQRRLKRLNMDYYLDPAPVEGSCFVRTDWGIYVIGGLINGKPTSEVMFFDSTDHTVCRITPMKMARSGASTSCLMGESKIYVFGGCSDSADSSNWTEVYDLATSTWEFLSVSAPKMPLKIQQSVVLDDKKHVYAVGEDGQISNFSVTECKFEAAEDGRSESDLENKSDWLMTDEALFCRGIGGRILWRLPFNLDWNEVKGLEELQQQHIIQLFICNHERMAIFWEARSQGPDQKILELWYAEISFQPRMDGGVWDLWGNIEWSGAVFSSDLDSSSTRPLNLLYAVSLFV; from the coding sequence ATGGCCTCCAAGAGGCACCGGCGTGCCCCAAAGTCCCATGACCTCAGGAGCTTGAGGTCTCGGTGGGGTTGCGTGCACTCATATGTGTACGTATATATGCACATGTATCCAGATCCAAGCCCACGGTGGTTCGTCATCCACCCCGTGCAACGTCGGCTGAAACGGCTCAATATGGACTACTACTTGGATCCGGCCCCGGTTGAAGGATCCTGTTTCGTGAGGACGGATTGGGGGATCTATGTAATCGGTGGGCTCATCAACGGCAAACCCACATCGGAAGTCATGTTTTTTGATTCTACCGATCACACAGTGTGCCGCATTACGCCCATGAAGATGGCTCGAAGCGGAGCATCGACAAGCTGCTTGATGGGCGAGTCCAAGATATACGTGTTTGGAGGGTGCTCGGACTCTGCTGATTCCTCAAATTGGACAGAGGTGTATGATCTCGCAACCAGTACTTGGGAGTTCTTGTCGGTCTCTGCGCCCAAGATGCCCCTCAAAATCCAACAAAGTGTGGTGCTGGACGACAAGAAGCATGTTTACGCGGTGGGTGAGGATGGTCAAATCTCTAATTTCTCAGTAACTGAATGTAAGTTTGAGGCAGCAGAGGACGGAAGAAGCGAGTCTGACCTAGAAAATAAAAGCGATTGGCTTATGACTGATGAAGCATTGTTCTGCCGTGGTATCGGCGGGAGAATACTTTGGCGTCTTCCATTTAACTTGGATTGGAATGAAGTCAAGGGTTTGGAAGAGCTGCAGCAGCAACATATCATCCAACTCTTCATCTGCAATCATGAGAGGATGGCCATCTTCTGGGAAGCCCGGTCTCAAGGTCCTGATCAGAAGATTTTGGAGCTTTGGTACGCCGAAATTTCCTTTCAGCCACGCATGGATGGCGGGGTATGGGATCTTTGGGGGAACATTGAGTGGTCCGGTGCTGTCTTCTCCTCCGACTTAGACTCATCATCTACTCGTCCCCTTAACTTGTTATATGctgtttctctttttgtctgA
- the LOC104737930 gene encoding uncharacterized protein LOC104737930, with amino-acid sequence MNSTLDLNLPCIASENEFLFDLNQTPINEEFSNTEGDDIAIVNNPIASNESLPEIDPVQRIWKQAKDTSNGEEVNVSHKKSGRCGRKRITLDLDQVQEIPFHKRTTLRSLSMGLGIAQSTLHRHVKEGTIRRHTNAIKPSLKDENMKARLKFCVSMLEKDTLIHGPKFVDMYNIVHIDEKWFYMTKKTEKYYLLPEEEVPHRTCQSKNYIGKVMFLAAMARPRFDEEGNETFSGKIGVFPFVTMEPAKRRSKNRDAGTLEVKASNSVKREDIKACLIEKVIPIIYERWPIEDRGKTIFIQQDNARTHVECDDKEFQEAASKNGFDIRLMCQPSNSPDLNILDLGFLVPFSHCNTRHAPKP; translated from the exons ATGAATTCTACTTTAGATCTGAATCTTCCTTGTATAGCCAgtgaaaatgagtttttgtttgatcttaATCAAACCCCAATCAATGAGGAATTCTCCAATACTGAAGGTGACGATATTGCAATCGTCAATAATCCAATAGCCTCCAACGAATCTCTTCCTGAAATAGATCCAG TGCAACGAATTTGGAAACAAGCAAAAGATACGTCTAATGGTGAAGAAGTTAATGTCTCCCACAAAAAATCAGGACGTTGTGGCCGGAAGAGAATCACGCTTGATTTGGATCAAGTGCAGGAGATTCCATTTCACAAGAGAACAACACTTCGATCGCTTTCAATGGGTTTGGGTATTGCTCAGTCAACATTGCATAGGCATGTCAAAGAAGGTACGATTCGACGTCATACAAATGCCATTAAACCAAGTTTAAAGGATGAGAATATGAAAGCTAGGCTGAAGTTTTGTGTCTCGATGTTGGAGAAAGATACTTTGATTCATGGACCAAAATTTGTTGATATGTACAATATTGTACATATTGATGAAAAATGGTTTTATATGacgaagaaaacagagaagtattATTTACTTCCCGAGGAAGAAGTGCCACATCGCACATGTCAAAGTAAGAATTATATTGGAAAAGTTATGTTTCTAGCAGCGATGGCTCGACCGAGATTTGACGAAGAAGGAAACGAGACATTTTCTGGAAAAATAGGAGTGTTTCCTTTTGTTACTATGGAACCTGCTAAGAGGCGAAGCAAGAATAGAGATGCTGGAACTCTAGAGGTAAAAGCTTCAAATTCTGTGAAAAGAGAAGATATCAAAGCATGTTTGATTGAAAAAGTCATTCCGATAATTTATGAAAGATGGCCAATTGAAGATCGAGGGAAGACTATTTTCATCCAACAAGACAATGCAAGAACACATGTTGAGTGTGACGATAAAGAATTTCAAGAAGCTGCTTCTAAAAATGGTTTTGATATACGTCTGATGTGTCAACCTTCCAATTCACCGgatctaaatattttagatcTTGGATTTTTAGTGCCATTCAGTCACTGCAACACAAGACATGCCCCAAAACCGTAG
- the LOC104735110 gene encoding histone H3.3 — MARTKQTARKSTGGKAPRKQLATKAARKSAPTTGGVKKPHRYRPGTVALREIRKYQKSTELLIRKLPFQRLVREIAQDFKTDLRFQSHAVLALQEAAEAYLVGLFEDTNLCAIHAKRVTIMPKDIQLARRIRGERA; from the exons aTGGCTCGTACGAAGCAAACCGCTAGGAAATCCACCGGAGGTAAAGCTCCCAGGAAACAGCTTGCCACCAAG GCGGCGAGGAAATCAGCGCCAACCACCGGAGGGGTGAAGAAGCCTCACCGTTACCGTCCAGGAACCGTGGCTCTTCGTGAGATTCGTAAGTACCAGAAGAGTACTGAATTGTTGATCCGCAAGCTTCCCTTCCAGCGTCTTGTTCGTGAGATTGCTCAGGACTTCAAG acgGATCTGAGGTTCCAGAGTCACGCTGTGTTAGCTCTCCAGGAGGCGGCTGAGGCATACCTTGTTGGTTTGTTCGAAGATACCAATCTCTGCGCAATTCACGCTAAAAGGGTTACAATCATGCCTAAGGACATTCAACTTGCTAGGAGAATTCGTGGAGAGCGTGCTTaa
- the LOC104735109 gene encoding zinc finger protein 3-like: MDSSSGKPRPSDSSCIVSASTTLPFPTKLSLDNYNIYAESAQAEENYDQKAGEKGIRLDLKLAGYASSQPELNQELNLLDCLEASVVTPSFNGSSSTEQKLFSCNYCQRTFYSSQALGGHQNAHKRERTLAKRGQRMASAAAFGHPYGFAPFPFHGQYSNRSLAIQAHSMSHKPSSYNVFGGEYGQINWSRIPLVQQPAIGKLPSTENHYNHHQMMIAPPLTSTWENMGRFDVGRIPVEYPTPELWRRGGELLKPAEEEQQKNLDLSLKL, encoded by the coding sequence ATGGATTCTTCCAGTGGAAAGCCAAGGCCATCTGATTCTTCATGCATCGTTTCTGCATCCACCACTCTTCCATTTCCAACAAAGCTGAGCCTAGATAATTACAACATATATGCAGAATCAGCACAAGCAGAAGAGAATTATGATCAAAAAGCAGGAGAGAAAGGTATAAGGCTTGACCTTAAGCTAGCAGGATATGCTTCTAGCCAACCAGAGCTCAATCAAGAACTCAATCTCCTCGACTGCTTAGAGGCAAGTGTAGTCACTCCGAGTTTTAACGGGTCAAGTTCCACTGAACAGAAGCTCTTCTCATGCAACTACTGTCAAAGAACATTCTACAGCTCACAGGCGCTTGGTGGTCACCAAAATGCTCACAAAAGAGAGAGGACTTTGGCAAAGCGAGGGCAACGGATGGCATCTGCCGCAGCTTTCGGGCATCCATATGGTTTTGCTCCGTTCCCCTTCCATGGACAGTACAGCAACAGATCCTTAGCTATTCAGGCGCACTCAATGAGTCACAAACCAAGTTCCTATAACGTTTTTGGTGGTGAGTATGGTCAGATCAACTGGTCAAGGATACCACTCGTTCAGCAACCAGCCATAGGTAAACTACCTTCAACAGAGAATCATTATAATCATCATCAGATGATGATTGCTCCACCGTTGACTTCCACATGGGAAAACATGGGTAGGTTCGATGTAGGAAGGATTCCAGTAGAGTATCCAACTCCAGAATTATGGCGGAGAGGCGGGGAATTGTTGAAGCCTGCTGAAGAAGAGCAGCAGAAGAACCTTGATTTGTCCCTTAAGCTCtga